The Corynebacterium callunae DSM 20147 genomic sequence AGATCGCGAGGCTCCACTAGGCCATGTCGGCCTTCGGCAACATAGCTTTGAATCGCGGAGAAGAAGGCTGCATCGCCAAGCAAAACGCGCAGTGCGTGGACGGTTAGAGCACCGCGCTTGTACACCCGATCATCGAACATGTCCTTGGCACCGGGATCGGCAAGCAGCAGGTCCTGCGGCAACTTCGCCAGCTCCTCATAAAACGATAGAGCACTCGCAGCGGCAGATTTTACGCCAGCTTTTTCCAACCACAGCCATTCGGCATAACAGGCAAAGCCCTCATTAAGCCAGATGTCATTCCACTGGGCCAGGCCCAAGGAGTTACCAAACCACTGGTGGGAAAGCTCGTGGGCAATAAGGCGTTCCCAGGTGTCTTTACCGGTGGCGTGGTTAGCACCAAAGGTGGAAAGTCCATGGGCTTCCAGCGGAATCTCCAGGTCATCTTCGGTGATTACCACGCGGTAGCTGCTAAATGGGTAGGGGCCAAATAGTTCTTCATAGGCATCAACCATGGCAACTTGTTTGGAGAAGTCATGCAGGATCCGTGCCTTCAAAGCGGAAGAGCCGCGCGGAATATAAGCAAGAACCGGAACTCCGGAGGCTGCCTTGCCAAGGGAAACTTCTTCATAGTCACCAACGTGGATGGCTGCCAAATAGGTGGCCATGCCTTCGCGGGTTCGATAATGCCAGGTAGTCATGCTGCCACTGACACTGCGTCCAATAAGTTCGCCGGTGGCGATAGCGCTGTAGCCATTATCCACCGCGATTTTTACGTCGAAAAGCGCCTTTTCGTCTGGGGTGTCGTCGCAAGGCAACCAGCTGGGCGCCCCGCACGGCTGGGAGGCGACGAGGGAGCCGTTGCTGAGTTCTTCCCAGCCGATCATTCCCCATTGGCTGCGCACTGGGCGCGGGTTGCCACGATAGCGGATGACCAAGGAAAATTCTTGATCGACGGGGATTTGATTGCGGAAGGTGATGCGCAATTTGCGGTCGGAGTGGCGGAAACGAGCCACCTCGACGCGGGTGCCAGCGGTGCCGATGGCGGAAACTTTTTCCACGCGCAGGCTATTGGCCAGGTCCAAAGTGAGCGAATCGAGGGCATGGTAATTGTCCATACGCAGGGTGGCTGTGCCCATGAGCAGATTGGGGGCTACTCGATAAGTTAAGTCCAACTCATAACCGCGAATGTGATATCCGAGGTTGAAGTTAATGCCTGTGTAGGAATCGCTGGTTCCTGGGACCGGAGTGGTGCGCAGCCTTCTCTTTATCATAGGAATTAAATGTTACCTTCTGCGTCCAGCGCTGCGTCGATCCAGGTATAGATCAGTGCTTCCATAAACGCCACTTGCTTATTATCGGACGCACCCGCGTGCCCGCCCTCGGTGTTCTCGTAATAGTCCACAGGCTGCCCGGCATCGCGCAAGGCCTGCGCAAAAAGCCGCGCGTGCGCGGGATGGACGCGATCATCGCGGGTTGAGGTGGTCACGAGTGCTGGGGGATAAGGGCGCTTTTCGACGTTGTGAAGCGGTGAATATTTCTCCAATACGGCGCGTTCTGCTGGATCATCGGGATTGCCATATTCCGCCATCCAAGAAGCACCCGCTGACCAGGTGTGATAACGCAGCATATCGGTCAACGGCACCTGTACTACGGCAGCTCCGAAGCTTTCAGAGTATTGCGTTAATGCGCCACTGGTAAGGAGACCGCCATTGGATCCACCGCGGATAGCGATCTGCTCTGGCTTGGCATAACCGCGTGCAACAAGATCCTGGAGAACCGCGTAATGGTCTTCCCATACCTTCATGCGGTTGAGCTTGGTGGCTTGGGAATGCCACTGCGGACCAAACTCACCGCCACCGCGCAGATTGGCTTCCACAAAGTAATAGCCCTTTTCCAGCCAAGCGATGCCGCGGGTCGGGGAGTGGCTAGGGGTGAGGGACACCTCGAAACCGCCATAGGCGTGGACCAAAGTCTTCCGCTGGGCTGTCGGATCTGAGAAATTTCCGGTAATAAAATATGGAATCTTCGTCCCATCCGCGGAGGTCGCCCAATGCTGACGAGTCTCCTGCCCAGCATTATCAAACTGCGATGGCGCATGCTTTACTTCCTCAAGCCCACCAGGAAGCACCGTCCGCATCAACGTAGGCGCCTGCGTGAAACTAGTCGCCTGCACCCAAATTTCATCGCCATCCAAGGGGGAGGTAGCAACCACATGTGCAGTCGCATGCTCCGGCAGCTCCATTCGGGTTGGCTTTGCCACTGGATCAGCCAACGGCACCGTGATGATGTCCGTGGACACATTATTTAATAAAGTAAGCACCAAAAAATTCTTCGTGGTGGCAAGCCCCTGCAAAGATGTGGATGCAGAAGGCTCAAACACTTGCTTGAAATCCCGCGCGCGCTGTAGGAACGCATCCAACTCCAGAACACCTAAACCACCAGCCTGAATGCCTGCATAATCAGTGCGCGGATTAATAAACAGCCACTGATTCTTCACGATCACATCGCAATCAGTCGGCACATCCAGCAGCACCAAACCATCGGCAGTCTCCAGGTAGGTTTCCGAGTTGTAGAAATCCAAAGAACGTGAGGCAAAAATCCGCTCAAACCCAGGCGTAGAATCCCGCCACGCATGAGTTGCCACGTCTTGTTGGTCGCCCTCGAAAAAGATTTCCGCCTGCTCAATCGCGGTACCGCGCTTCCACTTCACAGCGCGCGCCGGGTAGCCCGAGTCCGTCAATGAGCCTTCGCCGGTATCGGTGCCCACCAACAAGGTATCTGCATCAATCCACGTGACGCTCGATTTCGCCTCAGGCAACTCAAATGGCTCAGATTCCACGAAGGTGCGCGAAACCAGATCAAACTCCCTGATCACCGTGGCATCTGCACCGCCCCGGGACAGCTTAACCAGTGCTAAATCCCGCTCCGGCGAACGCACCACCGCGCCCTTCCATACCCAGTTTTCGCCCTCGGCCTCCGCCAACGCATCCACATCAATTAACACCTCCCACTTGGGCTGCGCCGTGTAATAGGACTCCAAGGTGGTCGTGCGCCACACTCCACGCGGATGCTGTGCATCCCGCCAAAAGTTATACAGTTTCTTCCCGCGCCTGCTCACGTACGCAATGCGGTCATCGGTGTCTAACGCGGCCAGCAGTCTGGCTTCGAGTGCGTCCTTATCAGGACTTTTTAGCTTTTCGACGCTTTCCCCCGACCACTTCTTCGCCCACGCAAGTGCTTCCGGGGTGTCAATATCTTCGAGGAAAGTGTAATCAGTCATGAAGATCAGACTAGTGATCTTTTACCTTGAGTGTTTTTACTTGTGAGGCGCCGGTGCTTGAGTGAGTTTTCACCATAAAATGCTCGTAGCGGGGCGAGCAACTTCCAAAAGCAAACTGGCGTGCCAAGATTTAGAGTTTTCAAGAAGTATTGTCACGTTTGTTTGGTCGGGCCTAAACATTTGCGTTGATCGTGGAAAGTCATATCTTGTCAGAATCGCTTTTAAGCGATTTTCCGGGCCATGCTCATGCAAATAAGTTTGGAAAATCTGGGCGCTTTAACGGCCTGTTAGCGACCGTGACCCAAAGAGGCATCGCTTTAAAACTAGGGTTCAGGAACCAACCTTCCGGCAATCCTAAAACCCAAATTACTTAGGGGCGTGACTCGCAGCCAATGCCGTCGCGGTCGCGGTCAAGGTGTGCGCCGTAGCCTGGATCGCTTTGGCGGATGGACCTTCCCAGGACGTTCCATACTTCGGTGCAGTTTTTGTAGGTGCGGTTTGTCTGTACGGGAGCCGGCGCAGGCGCGACAACCTGGGGCGCGACAGCCTGAGGTGCAGGAGCGGGAGCAGGTGCTGGGGCAACTGGCTGAGGTGCCAATGCCGGGGGATTTGGAATAATTCCGGGGAGGGGATTCGGGATCATGCGCTGTTGTACTGCCCAGTGCACACCACCTGCGATAAGTCCGCCGACTGCAGCGATAGCTGCGATACCGAAGATGATGTCCCGGTTAGAGAGGTCGGAATCCTCTGAACTTCCTGAGCTTGTGCCGCTGCTCAGCTCAGATGACACGGAGGCGTCAGTGTCTGTGTCCACGGTTTGCGCTTGCACTGGCGAGATGGCGGAAAAGACGATCGCGGTGGTCGCGAGCATGGTGATGATGGTTTTACGCATGCCAATCATCTTGGCACGAGCTGTCAAAATTATTATTATTTTCTGTCAGTGCTCCCCTTTTTCGGGTGTATAGGAGGTGCTATTTTCCAGGCGCCTAGCGCGCAGGCGCCCCGTTAAGCTACATGCCCGGTGCAAGCTTTTGCTTATCGACGCCCCGCTCAACCACAATTCACCCAGCCCCAATGCAACTTCAATTAGACGCCAACCGCATTATAGTTACCTCACGGGGAAACGAAATTAGTTTAGGTTGGATGAAAACGCTTTACACCCAATGCCACCGGCTGTTCATTAACTATGCAAGATGGAATTAATTTTTAAATCTTTGGATGAAGTTGAATCGGAGTGTTTATAACTGGCGGAGATAGTGTCAGACCCCGGCAACTATGACGTGGCCGATTGGTTACCAAACACTCTTGTTCAGACGCTTCTGGGCTAAAAGAGAGTTGTGTAATGCCACTTTCACACATAGCCCGTGAGTACTGTAAATGATTACGGGGAATTTAACTATTGTGCTCTTTATCTTCCGCTTTTCTGGTGGTCACAGCATCATCGACAAGCGCAGAAAGGTGAAACAAACTGGTGAGGAGAGAACCATAGATAGGCCACTTCTTTGAAGCTAATTGTTTATCCTCACTCATCTCACTTGAGAGGTTAGAGAGCCTGTCGCGGATAGGATCTATTTCCTGATTCGGATCTGCGAGCAGAGCGCCGGCATCGTGCATAAGGGATACCCACTGTTGCTGGAATACTGGATCCCAGTCGGAATCTATATTCGGGGTATCACGAAGAGTGCGCGCAAGGTGGCGTAAATGAGCGATCCCTTCATCAATGCGGGTGAGGTTTGATTCATAACTTGTTTCC encodes the following:
- a CDS encoding M1 family metallopeptidase is translated as MIKRRLRTTPVPGTSDSYTGINFNLGYHIRGYELDLTYRVAPNLLMGTATLRMDNYHALDSLTLDLANSLRVEKVSAIGTAGTRVEVARFRHSDRKLRITFRNQIPVDQEFSLVIRYRGNPRPVRSQWGMIGWEELSNGSLVASQPCGAPSWLPCDDTPDEKALFDVKIAVDNGYSAIATGELIGRSVSGSMTTWHYRTREGMATYLAAIHVGDYEEVSLGKAASGVPVLAYIPRGSSALKARILHDFSKQVAMVDAYEELFGPYPFSSYRVVITEDDLEIPLEAHGLSTFGANHATGKDTWERLIAHELSHQWFGNSLGLAQWNDIWLNEGFACYAEWLWLEKAGVKSAAASALSFYEELAKLPQDLLLADPGAKDMFDDRVYKRGALTVHALRVLLGDAAFFSAIQSYVAEGRHGLVEPRDLKRHLYMVSTDHAALDALWNSWLRELPLPEFPTA
- a CDS encoding prolyl oligopeptidase family serine peptidase is translated as MTDYTFLEDIDTPEALAWAKKWSGESVEKLKSPDKDALEARLLAALDTDDRIAYVSRRGKKLYNFWRDAQHPRGVWRTTTLESYYTAQPKWEVLIDVDALAEAEGENWVWKGAVVRSPERDLALVKLSRGGADATVIREFDLVSRTFVESEPFELPEAKSSVTWIDADTLLVGTDTGEGSLTDSGYPARAVKWKRGTAIEQAEIFFEGDQQDVATHAWRDSTPGFERIFASRSLDFYNSETYLETADGLVLLDVPTDCDVIVKNQWLFINPRTDYAGIQAGGLGVLELDAFLQRARDFKQVFEPSASTSLQGLATTKNFLVLTLLNNVSTDIITVPLADPVAKPTRMELPEHATAHVVATSPLDGDEIWVQATSFTQAPTLMRTVLPGGLEEVKHAPSQFDNAGQETRQHWATSADGTKIPYFITGNFSDPTAQRKTLVHAYGGFEVSLTPSHSPTRGIAWLEKGYYFVEANLRGGGEFGPQWHSQATKLNRMKVWEDHYAVLQDLVARGYAKPEQIAIRGGSNGGLLTSGALTQYSESFGAAVVQVPLTDMLRYHTWSAGASWMAEYGNPDDPAERAVLEKYSPLHNVEKRPYPPALVTTSTRDDRVHPAHARLFAQALRDAGQPVDYYENTEGGHAGASDNKQVAFMEALIYTWIDAALDAEGNI
- a CDS encoding excalibur calcium-binding domain-containing protein, translating into MRKTIITMLATTAIVFSAISPVQAQTVDTDTDASVSSELSSGTSSGSSEDSDLSNRDIIFGIAAIAAVGGLIAGGVHWAVQQRMIPNPLPGIIPNPPALAPQPVAPAPAPAPAPQAVAPQVVAPAPAPVQTNRTYKNCTEVWNVLGRSIRQSDPGYGAHLDRDRDGIGCESRP